Proteins from a genomic interval of Schistocerca piceifrons isolate TAMUIC-IGC-003096 chromosome 3, iqSchPice1.1, whole genome shotgun sequence:
- the LOC124788158 gene encoding RNA 3'-terminal phosphate cyclase-like protein: protein MAEASDVLKFDGSNYLRQRLILSTLSGKAVKVKDIRSRSDDPGLKEFEVNLVRLLDKVTNGSTVEVNETGTSLFYQPGLLFGGHVEHECCKARGIGYYLEVLIALAPFCKKPLNAVLKGVTNCATDISVDVLHNVARPILRRFLGTDEGLEFSITKRGMAPGGGGEIVFKCPVRKQLKSLQLEEPGKIKRVRGVVYAVRVSPAIANRLVESAKGIILKFLPDVYIHTDHCTGTKSGKSPGFGIALYAETTSGVVYTGEMVSRAAGTNVPPSVPEDIGREAAYRLLEEVYRGGCVDSVFQSHTTLFMALTPKDVSVCITGPLSPYAIQFLRHMKEFFNLAFKLDVIETIDNEDELNVGSKKVKLTCVGVGFTNLSKRVA from the coding sequence ATGGCGGAAGCGAGTGATGTTTTAAAATTTGATGGAAGCAACTATTTACGACAGCGGTTGATATTATCGACGTTAAGTGGAAAAGCAGTTAAAGTTAAGGATATTAGATCTCGAAGTGACGATCCAGGCCTTAAAGAGTTTGAAGTGAATCTTGTGAGGTTGTTAGATAAGGTAACGAATGGCTCAACTGTAGAGGTTAATGAGACTGGGACCTCCTTATTTTATCAACCTGGATTGCTGTTTGGAGGACATGTTGAACACGAATGCTGTAAAGCTAGAGGTATTGGTTACTATTTGGAAGTGCTAATAGCTCTTGCTCCTTTTTGCAAGAAACCGCTAAATGCTGTTTTGAAAGGTGTAACAAATTGTGCGACAGACATTTCAGTAGATGTACTTCACAATGTTGCCCGTCCAATCCTACGAAGATTTCTTGGAACGGATGAGGGACTTGAATTCTCAATCACAAAGCGTGGTATGGCGCCAGGTGGTGGCGGTGAAATTGTTTTCAAGTGCCCAgtaaggaagcaattgaaatcttTGCAGTTGGAAGAACCAGGAAAAATTAAACGTGTACGTGGCGTAGTTTATGCAGTACGTGTTTCACCAGCGATTGCGAACAGACTAGTAGAATCAGCGAAAGGCATTATTCTAAAGTTTTTGCCTGATGTGTACATTCATACTGACCACTGTACTGGCACGAAATCAGGCAAGTCGCCAGGTTTCGGTATTGCTTTGTACGCAGAAACAACATCAGGTGTAGTATATACTGGTGAAATGGTTTCCAGAGCTGCTGGGACAAATGTGCCTCCATCAGTTCCAGAAGATATAGGAAGAGAAGCAGCATATCGACTGTTGGAAGAAGTGTATAGGGGTGGCTGTGTAGACTCGGTGTTTCAGAGCCACACCACGTTATTTATGGCTCTCACACCAAAAGATGTGTCTGTGTGTATCACTGGACCATTATCACCTTATGCAATACAGTTTCTTCGTCACATGAAAGAGTTCTTTAATTTGGCTTTTAAACTTGATGTAATAGAGACTATAGATAATGAAGATGAACTAAATGTTGGTTCCAAGAAAGTGAAATTAACTTGTGTTGGTGTAGGCTTTACAAATCTAAGTAAGAGAGTAGCATAG